One window from the genome of Solea solea chromosome 13, fSolSol10.1, whole genome shotgun sequence encodes:
- the LOC131471670 gene encoding H-2 class II histocompatibility antigen, E-S beta chain-like has product MFARGFFLLLCVYLLFSKTDAYYGYGLIRCQTTSSSDIIYLEQIYFNKKLVAQYNSTLGKFEGYTKYAKEIADQLNKNLAFMKQEEKNTMKCTSNAPLMDVLLSKTVEPSVRLQSVEAVDSRHPVMLACSVYNFYPKVIKVTWLKDGQTVTSDVTTTDELPNGNWLYQMHSHLEYTPTPGERITCKVEHASFSEPKLYHWDPMSESQREKIAVGAAGLVLGVVILLAGAIYYYNNTPGRELVPTNDENICNPNPETTEE; this is encoded by the exons ATGTTTGCTCGCGGCTTCTTTTTACTGCTGTGTGTATATCtattattttcaaaaacag ATGCTTACTATGGCTATGGTTTAATACGTTGCCAGactacttcttcttctgataTCATTTATCTGGAACAAATCTACTTTAACAAGAAGTTAGTTGCCCAGTACAACAGCACCTTGGGAAAATTTGAGGGCTACACAAAATATGCAAAGGAAATTGCCGACCAACTCAACAAAAACCTTGCGTTTatgaaacaagaagaaaagaatacAATGAAATGCACAAGTAATGCACCTCTGATGGATGTTTTGCTTTCAAAAACAG TTGAGCCCAGTGTCAGGCTGCAGTCTGTTGAGGCAGTGGACAGCAGACATCCTGTCATGCTTGCATGCAGTGTGTACAACTTTTATCCCAAAGTAATCAAAGTGACGTGGCTGAAGGATGGACAGACAGTGACATCTGATGTGACGACCACTGATGAGCTGCCCAACGGGAACTGGCTCTACCAAATGCATTCCCATCTGGAGTATACGCCCACACCTGGAGAGAGAATCACCTGTAAAGTGGAGCATGCCAGCTTCAGCGAGCCCAAACTTTATCACTGGG ACCCCATGTCTGAGTCGCAGAGGGAAAAGATTGCCGTTGGGGCAGCAGGGCTTGTGCTGGGAGTTGTCATTTTACTTGCTGGGGCGATTTACTACTACAACAACACACCTG gtcGAGAGTTAGTGCCAACAAATGACGAAAATATTTGTAACCCCAACCCTGAAACGACAgaggaataa
- the si:ch1073-228j22.2 gene encoding SPRY domain-containing SOCS box protein 4 produces the protein MGVMLSVWLYSRKADSPPSSPPSSAFRPLAVPTSSRLTVTLNSTPVSPEDGRSCWSSVHRSPHFLLSACKQKVTRSPVELSSDGVRSEMGVKHGLHIWEVLWNPDQRGSHAVIGISRLECPLQAAGYNVLVGGDAQSWGWELKTNQLWHGGHNLGLYPGKMKQCHPAVSEKLEPQSYKSVDAESPLPIPEHVLLVLDADAGTLGFVVDGSFLGIAFTDLPCGVELFPAVSSVRGGATIRLRYLNGASRDPPALMALCGLSIRQFLGQQRQNQTAKLPLPPFLQNYLLSSH, from the exons ATGGGTGTCATGCTGTCAGTTTGGTTGTACAGCAGGAAAGCTGACAGCCCCCCGTCTTCCCCCCCTTCTTCAGCTTTCCGTCCTCTGGCTGTCCCCACTTCCTCTCGCCTCACAGTCACCCTCAACTCCACTCCAGTCTCTCCAGAAGATGGTCGATCATGCTGGAGCTCAGTCCACCGCTCTCCTCACTTCCTGCTCTCTGCCTGCAAACAGAAAGTGACGCGTTCGCCTGTAGAGCTGAGTAGCGACGGGGTGAGATCAGAGATGGGAGTGAAACATGGGCTTCACATATGGGAGGTGCTGTGGAACCCTGACCAGAGAGGGAGCCATGCTGTCATAGGCATTTCCAGGCTGGAATGTCCACTGCAGGCTGCAGGGTACAATGTCCTGGTGGGGGGAGATGCACAGTCCTGGGGCTGGGAACTCAAAACCAATCAGCTCTGGCATGGTGGACATAACCTGGGACTTTACCCCGGAAAGATGAAGCAGTGTCATCCTGCGGTTTCTGAGAAGTTGGAGCCTCAGAGTTACAAATCAGTAGATGCTGAGAGTCCTCTCCCCATTCCAGAACATGTCCTGCTGGTCCTAGATGCTGATGCTGGGACTCTGGGATTCGTTGTTGATGGCAGCTTTCTTGGTATAGCTTTTACAGACCTTCCTTGTGGGGTGGAGCTGTTCCCAGCGGTGAGCAGCGTGAGAGGAGGTGCCACCATACGACTACGATACCTGAACGGTGCCTCAC GTGATCCTCCAGCCCTGATGGCTCTATGTGGACTGTCAATTCGTCAGTTTCTTGGGCAGCAGAGGCAGAATCAAACTGCCAAACTGCCTCTACCACCCTTTCTTCAGAACTACCTGCTTTCTAGCCATTAA
- the LOC131470835 gene encoding H-2 class II histocompatibility antigen, A-U alpha chain-like, giving the protein MISSSSMKRSAVIILILNSLCTFSHVVHEFITIAGCSNKNNTVVQVEVDGDEILYTDFEKEEFVFTVPKFITSDPTEAPKEMAEYRNAKKYQRACPPAVLLFTEEERHPPEQKDAPETMVYAADEVQFGVENTLICFVNHFYPPFIEVTWTKNGQTVTEGVSLGRYYPNNELTFHQLSTLTFTPDVGDIYSCTVEHLSLERPDTKFWEPDFGHQSHGPDILCWLGLTFAFLGVAAGTFMFVKGHHVRG; this is encoded by the exons ATGATCTCCAGCTCAAGCATGAAGCGCTCGGCTGTTATAATCCTGATACTTAACAGTCTCTGCACTTTTTCACATG tggtCCATGAATTTATCACCATAGCAGGCTGctctaacaaaaacaacactgtggtGCAGGTTGAAGTTGATGGTGATGAGATTTTGTATACAGATTTTGAAAAGGAGgaatttgttttcactgtgccCAAATTTATAACGTCAGACCCGACTGAAGCACCTAAGGAGATGGCTGAATATAGAAATGCTAAGAAATACCAGAGGGCATGTCCACCAGCTGTTTTATTATTCACAGAAGAGGAGAGACATCCACCAGAACAGAAAG ATGCTCCTGAGACCATGGTCTATGCTGCAGATGAAGTTCAGTTTGGAGTTGAAAACACACTCATCTGCTTTGTGAATCATTTCTACCCACCTTTCATCGAAGTCACCTGGACTAAAAATGGTCAGACAGTAACAGAGGGAGTGTCTCTCGGGCGATATTACCCCAACAATGAGCTGACTTTCCACCAGTTATCCACATTGACGTTCACACCTGATGTGGGGGACATTTacagctgcacagtggagcacttATCTCTGGAGAGGCCTGATACAAAATTCTGGG AACCTGATTTCGGTCATCAAAGTCATGGACCAGACATTCTCTGTTGGTTGGGTCTGACATTTGCCTTTCTGGGCGTAGCAGCAGGAACATTTATGTTTGTCAAAGGGCATCATGTAAGGGGATGA